In Aegilops tauschii subsp. strangulata cultivar AL8/78 chromosome 3, Aet v6.0, whole genome shotgun sequence, one genomic interval encodes:
- the LOC109739972 gene encoding protein neprosin, translating into MAAPYSPSPSPSHPTAAALVLLLLLLHVALLGKCAAAANVTFRPGEELRRYRRVQALLTRLNKPSLRTIQSPDGDLIDCVPAHLQPAFDYPRLRGQRPLGPPVRPSGHHRRPNHTADVGVQLWAVSGASCPEGSVPVRRITEADVLRASSVRRFGRVPMARVRRDTVAGGHEHAVGYVAGDEYYGARASINVWAPKVSTPTEFSLSQIWVIGGTFGNDLNTIEAGWQVSPQLYGDNSPRFFTYWTTDAYQTTGCYNLLCSGFVQTNSRIAMGAAISPTSGYKGGQFDISLLIWKDPNHGNWWLEFGSGELVGYWPSFLFSHLASHASMVQFGGEVVDTRAEGSHTATQMGSGHFPGEGFGRSSYFRNLEVVDWDNSLIPLTTFHVTADHPNCYDIQGGVNAVWGNYFYYGGPGRNVRCT; encoded by the exons ATGGCTGCACCCTactctccatctccatctccatcacATCCCACTGCTGCTGCCCTTGtcctgctactgctgctgcttcATGTCGCACTTCTTGGCAAGTGTGCGGCGGCGGCTAACGTGACGTTCCGGCCGGGGGAGGAGCTCCGGAGGTACAGGCGGGTCCAGGCGCTCCTCACAAGGCTCAACAAGCCGTCTCTCCGGACCATTCAG AGCCCCGACGGCGACCTCATCGACTGCGTACCGGCGCACCTGCAGCCGGCGTTCGACTACCCCAGGCTGCGCGGCCAGAGACCACTG GGCCCGCCGGTGCGACCGAGTGGACACCACCGCCGCCCCAATCACACGGCGGACGTCGGAGTGCAGCTTTGGGCGGTGTCCGGCGCGTCGTGCCCGGAGGGGTCCGTCCCGGTGAGGAGGATTACGGAGGCCGACGTCCTCCGCGCCAGCTCCGTGAGGAGGTTCGGAAGGGTGCCCATGGCCAGAGTACGGCGTGACACGGTCGCCGGCGGCCACGAG CACGCGGTGGGGTACGTTGCCGGCGACGAGTACTACGGCGCGCGTGCGAGCATCAACGTGTGGGCGCCCAAGGTGAGCACGCCGACGGAGTTCAGTCTGTCGCAGATCTGGGTTATCGGCGGCACCTTCGGCAACGATCTCAACACCATCGAGGCCGGATGGCAG GTGAGCCCGCAGCTGTATGGGGACAACTCGCCCAGGTTCTTCACTTACTGGACG ACGGACGCGTACCAGACGACGGGGTGCTACAACCTGCTGTGCTCAGGGTTCGTGCAGACCAACAGCCGGATCGCCATGGGGGCGGCCATCTCGCCCACCTCCGGCTACAAAGGCGGCCAGTTCGACATCAGCCTCCTGATCTGGAAAGACCCCAACCACGGCAACTGGTGGCTGGAGTTCGGGTCGGGGGAGCTGGTAGGTTACTGGCCTAGTTTCCTGTTCAGCCACCTGGCGTCGCACGCGAGCATGGTGCAGTTCGGCGGCGAGGTGGTGGACACGCGCGCCGAGGGGTCGCACACGGCCACGCAGATGGGGAGCGGGCACTTCCCCGGGGAGGGCTTCGGCCGCTCCTCCTACTTCCGCAACCTGGAGGTGGTGGACTGGGACAACAGCCTCATCCCGCTCACCACCTTCCACGTCACCGCCGACCACCCCAACTGCTACGACATCCAGGGCGGCGTCAACGCCGTCTGGGGGAACTACTTCTACTACGGAGGGCCAGGGAGGAACGTCAGGTGCACCTAG